DNA sequence from the Alphaproteobacteria bacterium genome:
ACTTTATTTGTAATTAAATGTCCAGATGCAGATTGCCGTCAGGCGGCACATGGGGGAGACATAATCCGGCTTCACCGAAAAACCGTCGCCGATCCCGACAAACAGCCCGCGACATATTTCCACTCGGCGGCGAGCGGCGCTGCATTCTCGAAATGCGCCAGCAAGGGGGATATGGCGGGATAAGACACGCCATCGCGCTGCCATGGAGCGCCGAGGATCATTGTTTCGGATGGCCCGCTGCCGGTATTGGCAAGCAGAAAGCCATTGTCTTGCGATTTCCACTTATTACTAACGACCAAACGCGCATGAGAAACGCGGGAAACATCCAGCACCCAGCCATATGCGCTGCGGCGCTCGCAGCGCGCGCTGATGAAATTGCAATATTGGTCGATTTCCGCGGCATTCCAGCGGTTATAGGCGCGAATGCGGTCTTGGACGATTGAAAGCCTTCCTTTTACATTCGCAAGACCGAGATGCTGCGTTTCGTGGCACTCGTCGCAGAGCGCCATCATGCGCACAAGGCGTTGTAAGCCGCAGGCTCCTTTCGCCACAAAATCAGGCAGCGGCTCGTAATATTCCCAAAGCTCATGACATTCGAGCTTATCCGCCGTCCCGCATATCTCGCAGCGAAAGCCGGTTTTGGAGAAAGTCTGGCGGCGCAAGTCGTTCCAGGTCGTCTTGGTCAGGAGATTGGCAAGGCTCGATCCCCACGACGTGATGGGAATGAGTTCGCCGAGAATCGGCACGATCATCCGGCGGGCGACGAACGGCAGAAAATCGTTTAGAAGCGCAAAATCGATGGCCGCGCCATGGCGGACGAAAGCGCCTTCGCCGTCTTTTTCCACGCCGCCCGAAAAGAGCGGGCGGGGCAGTGCCGCTTTATCGGGCAGCAACAGCGGTATGCGCCCATCGACGAAGAAACGGGGATCGATTTCCGCCGTTCCTTTGATGGAACGTGGCGCGAACAAATCCGCAGGCAATTTGCGGTCGCGCTTAAGGATAAGCTTGTCGCGGAAATTCAATGTGATCGTCCAATCAGAATGAGCCTTTTGTCTTTTTGCTTACAATTTTCTTAGGCGGAATAATCGCCTTATCCCAAATCGGATCGAACTGGGCGCAATAGCGTTCCGCCAGAAGCTTGGAACGGATAACCAGCAATTCCCTCTTGTTGGATTCATACATCGGCAGGGCCACATAATCGTTATAGAGATAAAACGGAGCTAGGGTCTTGGCGTCCTTGTTAAGCCAGCGATATTCGCAGTAGGGGGCCGGGAAGGTCGCATCGCCTTCCGCCGTCAAAACGCGGGCATCCAGGTTATCGACCGTCGCCATGCGGATAAGGTGCGCCTGTCCGTAATCATCGGCGAAAATCAGATTATTGGCATCGCTTAGATTGAACTGGCGAATGCGCCCGCCTGCCTCGCTAAGGGTTTCATAGACGTGATCGAGAAATTGCCGATACCCTAATTTACCGCTGAATACCTTGACCGGATGTTTCCGCAGCTTCACGCCTTCGTCTTCCGTAAATTCGACGCCGTGCTTATCGAAAGCGGCAAGAATGCCGGAGAGAGACTTTTCATGAGGCTGCACCGCACCAGCCTCAATATTGCTTACCGTGGCGCGGGTGAGGCCGGTCTTGGTGGCAAGATCGTCAGCCGTCCATTCCAGCAGGCTGCGCGCGGCGCGTATTTGCCGTCCTGTAATCATTTTCAAACCATGCCTTTCGTCAATTAATATACCCCTTTATACAGCATAATGCCCGAAAGTAAATAATATATTGCTCATAATGTACAATAATGTTTGACATAACTACCACTATTTGGTATTTAGATAAACAATATTTGACATTAAGGCCGTTTTCAAAGGCGATTTTCGGGAGGAATCATATGGCTAAGTATAAGCGCAGAAAGAAGATTCCGGCCATTCTCACCGGAGACGCCTCCACTCCAGAACGCCAGCGCCGGAACGGCGGCATAGCCAGAGAAGTCATCGCCCGTGACAATCACGGCGAAGCCATGATGTTCCGATTCAAGGCCGCTATTGATTGCGCCCTGGACGCCTATTTTCAACGTGGCGTTCTCACCCAGACCGAATATATGGCGGGAATGAAATTTCGCCATGCCTATCTGCGGGCGGTCTTGAAAGTCAGAGTCGAGGATATAGACTCCGGTTCCCACGGCGATCCTGAAATGTCATTCCTGACGCCTATATATAGCGAAAGGGTTCTGCGGGAAGCTTATGAAACCATGTCAGCCAAGCAAAAAGCCGTCATCGTTGCCGTATGTGGCCATGACGAATGGGCCGGGGGCACGTCGAAACTAAAAATTTTGCATCGCGGCCTAGAAAAATTGGCTGGGATTTGGAAATTGGCATAATTTGGCCAGACATTACATGGAATTACATATAATGTAATTATTTTTCGGAAAATAGAATTTTGTTGTTGCAAAAAGTCATGTTTTTTGGTATGAATTCGTTATCGTAGCAATACGTGTATAAAGATGCGGTGTCACTTAACCGCGCACCGGCCTCCGATGCGCGGTTTTTCTATGCCGACTGATCGCCAATTTACGTTTTGAATGGATTATCGAAAACGAGACCGACCTTGCCTGAGAGCGGCCAAATACCATGCTCAGAACCGAATCCTAATTCGAGGGAGAGTTCGCGCAAGGATTTAAAGATTAGAGAAAAGATGCTCCATATCTTACATGCGATAGAGACGACGTATTCTTTGACCCGCTCGATGAATTCGATAAGCGCATCTCTGGTTCGTCGTGCATAAGTTCTAAGAGAGGCCAACACGCTAGAGGCCAAAGATTTTACATGCAGGAGAAATCGCTCGGCATGCCCTTTGGTCAATTCAACTCCTCTCGCTATTCTATCTGGCATGATGTCGCAATATTCTAGAAAAGCAGAAAAAAGTTCACCTTCTTCCTTTGGAAATTCTCTAGTCGCATCGGTATCTTTGGCGATCCTTATGTCCTGTTTTAGACTCACGAGGATGGCATTGACGGCTGCATCGTCAGCTTTTTCAGATAGTTCTAGAATAAGCATGGGCTTGATCCTCCCCTATAGATTGCAAAGACTAAATTAAACACATCCATTCCTTAGAATCCAAGCTTCTTCATACCGAACAACTGAAACATACACCGTTATGTGTCTGACCGATAAACCGTCAGCTACTGCTGCGCAGCATTTAAACGCACCCATCTCTTCAAAACAATTTCCCCCTCACCTCATAGAAAGGAAAGCATATGAAAACATCCATGTCCGAAATCATTGATCTTACCCTCACGCAAGCTATTGAGCGTTACATGGAGATGGAGCCGGAGGCGGTTCACGA
Encoded proteins:
- a CDS encoding helix-turn-helix transcriptional regulator; the encoded protein is MITGRQIRAARSLLEWTADDLATKTGLTRATVSNIEAGAVQPHEKSLSGILAAFDKHGVEFTEDEGVKLRKHPVKVFSGKLGYRQFLDHVYETLSEAGGRIRQFNLSDANNLIFADDYGQAHLIRMATVDNLDARVLTAEGDATFPAPYCEYRWLNKDAKTLAPFYLYNDYVALPMYESNKRELLVIRSKLLAERYCAQFDPIWDKAIIPPKKIVSKKTKGSF